A region of the Alcanivorax sp. REN37 genome:
AAGTGCGGTTTGGAACGCTCAAATTTAGCCTTTGCCACGACGATATTCCTCTAAATCAATTCTGCTTCAACAGGGGCTGACGATCAGCCCCGGCTCTTGATGACTTCTTGGGCAACGTTGTTCGGGGTTTCCGCGTAGCGGACGAACTCCATGCTGTAGGTCGCGCGGCCCTGGGAGGAGGAACGCAGCGACGTGGCATAACCGAACATTTCTGACAGGGGCACCTCAGCGCGCACCTGCTTACCACCGCCCGGCAGATCTTCCATGCCCTGGACGATGCCGCGGCGACGGTTCAGGTCACCCATGATGTCACCCATGTACTCTTCCGGGGTTTCCACTTCGACCTTCATCATCGGCTCGAGCAGAACCGGACCCGCCTTGATCACACCCTCGCGCACGGACAAAGCACCGGCCATACGGAATGCGTTCTCGTTGGAGTCCACCTCGTGGTAAGAACCGTCGTACAGCACGGCCTTCACACCAAGTACCGGATAACCAGCCAGGACACCCGCTTTCAGCTGATCACGGATACCCTTCTCGATGGCACCAAAGTATTCCTTCGGCACCACGCCGCCGTGAATCTCTTCGACGAACACGAACTCTTCCTCGTTGTCCGCACCCAGAGCTTCGAAGCGCACGCGTACGTGACCGTACTGACCACGACCACCGGACTGCTTGACGAATTTACCCTCGGCTTCCACCGACTTGGTAATGGTCTCGCGGTAGGCCACCTGCGGCTGGCCAATGTTGGCTTCCACGTTGAACTCGCGACGCATACGGTCAACGAGAATCTCAAGGTGGAGCTCGCCCATGCCAGAGATGATGGTCTGGCCGGACTCTTCGTCGGAATGCACGCGGAAGGACGGATCTTCCTGAGCCAGGCGACTCAGTGCGATACCCATCTTTTCCTGGTCCGCTTTGGACTTCGGCTCAACCGCCACCGAGATCACCGGCTCCGGGAATTCCATGCGCTCAAGCACGATCGGCTTGTCCATGGCACACAGGGTTTCACCGGTGGTGACATCCTTCAGGCCCACACAGGCACAGATATCGCCAGCGCGAACTTCTTTGATCTCTTCACGGCTGTTGGCGTGCATCTGCAGCAGACGACCAATGCGCTCGCGCTTCTCTTTGGTGGCGTTGAGCACGGTTTCACCGGAGCTCAGCACACCGGAGTACACGCGCACAAAGGTCAGCGAACCCACGAACGGGTCAGCAGCAATCTTGAACGCCAGCGCGGAGAACGGTTCGTCGTCGGAAGAGTGACGCTCAGCCGGCTCACCGTTCGGCAACTCACCGCGGATGGACTCAACGTCATCCGGTGCCGGCAGGTAGCGCACCACCGCGTCCAGCATCGCCTGCACACCCTTGTTACGGAATGCAGAGCCACACATGGCCGGAACAATCTCACCCGCCAGCACACGCTGACGCAGCGCCGCATGAACTTCTTCCTCGGTCAGCTCATCGCCACCCAAGTATTTTTCCATCAGTTCTTCGGTGGCTTCCGCAGCAGTCTCGATCAGCTTCTCGCGGTACTCGAGGCACTGATCCATCATTTCTGCCGGCGGCTCTTGCAGATCGAAGGTCAGACCCTGATCTTCTTCGTGCCAGTAGATCGCCTTCATGGTGACCAGATCGACCACACCCTGGAAGCCATCTTCAGCGCCGATCGGCAGCTGCAGCGGCACCGCGTTGGCACCCAGGCGCGCCTTCATTTGCTCAACCACGCGCAGGAAGTTAGCGCCGGTACGGTCCATTTTGTTGACGAATGCAACGCGCGGCACCGAGTACTTATTGGCCTGACGCCATACCGTCTCGGACTGCGGCTGCACACCGCCCACGGCGCA
Encoded here:
- the fusA gene encoding elongation factor G, whose amino-acid sequence is MARKTPLNRYRNIGISAHIDAGKTTTSERILFYTGVSHKLGETHDGAATMDWMEQEQERGITITSAATTCFWSGMAKQFPEHRINVIDTPGHVDFTIEVERSMRVLDGAVMVYCAVGGVQPQSETVWRQANKYSVPRVAFVNKMDRTGANFLRVVEQMKARLGANAVPLQLPIGAEDGFQGVVDLVTMKAIYWHEEDQGLTFDLQEPPAEMMDQCLEYREKLIETAAEATEELMEKYLGGDELTEEEVHAALRQRVLAGEIVPAMCGSAFRNKGVQAMLDAVVRYLPAPDDVESIRGELPNGEPAERHSSDDEPFSALAFKIAADPFVGSLTFVRVYSGVLSSGETVLNATKEKRERIGRLLQMHANSREEIKEVRAGDICACVGLKDVTTGETLCAMDKPIVLERMEFPEPVISVAVEPKSKADQEKMGIALSRLAQEDPSFRVHSDEESGQTIISGMGELHLEILVDRMRREFNVEANIGQPQVAYRETITKSVEAEGKFVKQSGGRGQYGHVRVRFEALGADNEEEFVFVEEIHGGVVPKEYFGAIEKGIRDQLKAGVLAGYPVLGVKAVLYDGSYHEVDSNENAFRMAGALSVREGVIKAGPVLLEPMMKVEVETPEEYMGDIMGDLNRRRGIVQGMEDLPGGGKQVRAEVPLSEMFGYATSLRSSSQGRATYSMEFVRYAETPNNVAQEVIKSRG